DNA from Chionomys nivalis chromosome 11, mChiNiv1.1, whole genome shotgun sequence:
GtcgccatctctctggctctctaCCTGCCTCCCCCTGTGGCTGCCATCCCAGCCTCCCTGgaccccatcccccaccctcctTTTCCCTGCTTTGCCCTCTTTACCCTTACAGCCACCTACCTTTTGGGCAGCCCCTGCAACAAAACCGGCCATACCTCTTCTGTGAGTCATTGGCACAGTCACAGGAGCCAGGAGGgctgccctggccctggcccgtgggcagcagcagcagtagcagcaagaGAGCCTGGGGAACATGCGGCTGCTGACCCCTGGGTGGCTCCCaggctcctcctccatcccagaGCCATAGCATCTGCTTTCTCAGGCTTCTGGGCAGAATGGGGCGCCCATGGGAGGGGGAGCGGGGCCAGTTTCCTTCTCGGTCTACAGACCCAGCTTACGCACGCACAACACACGACGGTCCCTTGTCAGCCCTTCACCCACTTCCCTTACAATCATCAAGACCGgcccaccctgcccccatccaTGCCTTCTGCGATATGGAGGCCCCCAGACCCCTCTTTCCCCGGAGCGGGAGCGTGTGCTTCCTCTCAGCGGAAGGGCGCGCCCGAACCTAACTAGGTCGGTGGGTGGAGGCAACCCAGCCCTCAGAGAGGTCGGAGTGGAGGGCACCCCACCACCAAGCTTCATAGACACTTAGCTCCTGGGCTGCAGGACAAAGCTGTTTCCAGGCCTCCCTCGATCCCACTCACCTCCTTCATGTATCCCcgtggcagtggctccatggcggTCTGTACCGCCTGGGACCTTTCAGTGCTACTCTGGTCCCGCAGCCCGGGGCTTCCCCACTAGCCCAGCCCGAGTTCCTAGCCCAGGCCTGCCCGCCCGCGCCATCCAGAAAAGCCCGCCTCAGGGGATGGCCAGGGTGGGGTCTGCGGTTCTAAGGGGGCGTGACTCTCTACCAGAAAGAGACCTTGCCGGCGCGGCGCACTTCAGGTACTGGAAGCTGACACAGGCTTTGACTAAACCTATTAGGACATGGTTACATCCTAACCCCACCCTCGGGACGTTTCTTAGAAGTGGGTCCAGGGCAAGTGTCTTTTCTCTGGGCCTGGAGTACTTGGGATGGGGTTGGGAAAAGTTAGGTCTGCGAGAGACCTGCATCTCCCAGGTGTGGAACCTGGGATGGATGGAGCCGAGTTAAGCAATACCCTCTAGAATCTAGAGTCTAGAAGGGTTCAGCAAGGGCAGGGACAAGAAGCATTTCCTTGGGGCTCCAATTTAATGGTGACCTCCTGGTTGTGGCAGGAGACAAGTTGATCTTGGGGTACTGGCCCACAGTATCTTCCACAGGGGCCCCACTACAGCTGGTGAGACCCACACACCCCAGCCAGCTCAGTGCAGTGAGCAGGGAACAGATCTGGTTCCAGAACCACAGGACTCTCCCGGGAAGTATATACAAGTCTTTATAAAAGAGCCAAACTCTATAAATACGCAGCTTGACAGAATCCAGCCTGAGCCTCAGAGGCGAGCATGAGTTCAACCAAAtgagggtggtgggggagggcTGCTTGGGAGCCTCACCCAGAGGGTTAGGGCCAGCCATGTCAAGAGCAGAGGAAAAGAGGCTGCCTGGGCAAGGGGTGGAACTCGGCAGAGCCCTTCTCCATTCCGTCCAGTCCGGCAAAGTGCAAATTGGCCACGGGGTGATGGGCAGCCATCCTGCCCGGCACACGTGCACACGCGGCAGCAGTGAAGTAGGTGCCATACACCCAGGTGGCGTGTTCTCTGCTGTCCCTTAGTCAGTGGCACTTTTGGGGGTCTCCTTCCGCTCACACCTCCCTGTAAGGGGCAGGGAGAAAGTCCATCCTTGGTTGATGCCATTCACGAGATGGCTTTAGTTAACCCTGCTCTCCCCCATGGTCCTTTGACCCCTTCCCCACTTCCTGCTACAGATAGTCCACGGGAGCTGGGGCAGGTCTGAAGCTCTTTTTCACACTCCATCCCCATGCTGATGCTCGCAGTCATGGCTACATCACTACCCACCCAAGACTCAGTACTACCCACGCCACACTGAGTCATCCGGTCCTCCCCCAGCCGGGCCACTCACGAGGCTGTGAGCGTGGAGTTAAGCAGCAGGGTGGTCCTGATCCGATAGAGCTGGGCCAGGGTCAGCTTCCTGTGCTGAGCGGAGATTCCTGGGGGAAGCTCAGGCTGCACCCTGGGAGCAACCCCTGAAGGCATGTCTCTCCTGGTACAACCTGTAGGTCCCCTGGTCAAGTGGCTGGCTCTGTTCTCAGGTTCTGACAAGTCGGAGCCACGGCCAGGGCCACATGCCCCTGGGCAATTCCAGCCAGGTCCACCTTCCTGAAGGGAGCTCCGAGTCCTAACCCCAGGGGTCATGGTGACTAGGCACAGTTCTGACAGGCTGCGGCTGGGGGCTGGGGGCACTCCACGGGTGGCAGTTCCCGAGAGAAGCTGTAAGAGACTAGCCTCAGATTTGGACTTGAGCAGGCGGGGCAGACGAGGGATCAGCTGGACAGGAGTACGACGGCGGAGGCAGGGTGAGGGGGTCTGTGGTAACTCCGGGGGCTGGGGCACAGGCACTGGCTCTACCACAGGGGGTGGAGCCACAAAGTCTTGCAGAGAAGTGGGGGACAGAGTGCCATAGGCAGAGTCCATGGAACAAGAGCGGCCGTCCACCGGGCCCAGGGGCAGCAGTTCGCTAGTGGGAGTGACGGATGAAGCCGTGGTGCTAAGTGAAGTCCCGTCCGACTGGGAGCTGAAGGGACCACGGTCAAACTCCGGAGAAGACAGCATCTCCCCAGGCTCTACCACAACCATGGCCAGGGTCTCCGTGGAGCCATCTGAGGCACTGTAGGGGCAGAAGGAGAGTCAGCCAGCCAGAAGATCCCTAAAAAGCCTAAAGCAGCCTAGAGAACCAGGGGCTCTGAGGTCAGGGCTTCTGGTCCTATCGTCATTGACAGCACCAGTTCCTGACCCAAGACACCAATGCATGGCTGCAGGCAGCGACACGCAATGGGTCCTCCATGCCTGGACTCTGGTAGGAGACAGAGCTGTCCCCTAACAGTCCCACTGGGTTCATAGCATGACACTATTCAGAAGGCAATCCCTCTGTCCTGGGCTGGCTGGGGTCACTTATTCTGATGGGCCCTACTGAATgctctttattgtgtgtgtgaccTGGTCTAGAGCTCGCTACAAAGaccaggttagcttcaaacttctagcaaccctcctgcctccacctctcaaatgctgggattagagacatgtaCCTTAGCTTGGTGGGTAGATTGCATGTCGacctgcctctttcttttcttttcttttttttttttttttttggtttttggtttttcgagacagggtttctctgtggttttggagcctgtcctggaactagctcttgtagaccaggctggtcttgaactcacagagatccacctgcctctgcctcccaagtgctgggattaaaggcgtgcgccaccaccgcccagcctctttcttttcttcttctttttctcttttttctttcttgagacaaggtctcactttgttGCCCAGGCTGCCACACACTTgaggtaatcctcctgcctcagttctcaAATGCCAGGATTATAAGCACGAGGCTCGAGTTTACCGGGTAGTCTTGGATAAACGTACCAGTGCTGAGAGTTGAGGCTGGTGCTACTCTTTCGCAGGATGGTGGGGGAGCTGGCGGCTGAGGCGctgctctccccctcctcttcctgttcatcctcctcctcctcttccaggcTCTGCAGgggctggctgcctggctgctcCTCCTGGGCACGCAGCTGCTGCAGCTGGTTCTGCAGGGTGAGTGGGCAGACACAGGATGAGCTGTGAGCAGCAGACCCCAGTTCCCTGCACCCGTCACTGTGTTCTCACCTGAGCATTGTAAATAGTGTCCACCCAGCTTCGGCATAAGGCCTGGCTGCTGGCCTGGAATGTGTAGGCCCCCACAGCACTGTGGAATTCATTCAGGTAGATGAGGAGGAAGGAGCCTGGTCATGGAAGGGCCAGGTTAGTACCAGAGCCCTTGTCTGTGGCAGCCCCTTGACCAGGAACAGGGGGCCAGCATTCCTCACCAGGGTCCCGAAGCTCCCGGCACACAATCTTGTCCACCAGCAGCGGAGGCCTGATGACCTTGGTTCTCTCGGCTTTCTTCACGGCCTTGGTCACCAAGAGCAGATCAGTGAACAGGAAGCAGTACACATCCATCTGTGGCAGGAAGCAAGAGCTGTAAGGTCACGAACAGGACCCTGAGGTCACTGAAAACCTCTGCtgttgttcattttctgttgttcattttcaagacagggtttctgtgtagtcctggctgtcctgggacttgctctgtagaccaggctggccttgaactcacagaaatccacctgcctctgcctcccgagtgctgggattaaaggtgtgcaccaccatggccctgGTCAGTTTCTTTGTCAGTCTGACATGAGCTAgggtcatctaggaagagggaccctcaactgagaCAAACACTTCCAGATTAGCCAGCAGACAGatctggggggcattttcttaactaatgattgatgtgggaaggcccagcccaccgtaggcagtgccatctctgggcaggtggctctggactgtataagaaagcaaactgagcaagctagAAGGCATCCTTCCAGCATGggctctctgcttcagctcctgccctaACTCCTCTCACGGATGGCCTGGGACATGGAAGCCAAAGAAATGTTTTCCTACCCAAACTGCTTCTGACCACAGTGTTGTATCCCATCAATCAGAAGCAGACCAGGACAGTTATCACATAATTAACTAGGCAGCTATGAGCCACAGGCCCAAGGGGGAGTCTCAGGAAGGACGGTGCCTACAAAGCAAGAGTGGGCGGGGCAAGGGCTCAGGTGTGGGGTGGTCCTGGGGTCACCTTGCTGTCTCTTCCCTCCTTCATCCTCAAGCTCCCTTCCAGCAGCAGCTGCCGAATCTCTTCAGGGGAGGCGCCAGGCATGGGTGCGGTCAGGTCCAGATGTAAAAATTCCTTCAAGAGCTTTAGGTGGAGGGTGCAGATGTCAGGGAGGTCAGGGTCAAATCTGAGAGGCCCCCAAAGGAGATCTGCAGAGCAACGACCCCCTCTACTAGCTAGAGGCTCGGTGCTCACCTTATCCACCTCGTCATTGCTGCCCTCCACAACCTCATAAGCATCGATCCGGCTCACCACCCCTGCCAGCCGCTGGCGCTCCTGTCGCTGGCGCATGCATGCGTTCACGTGGTGGATGAAGCATTCCACAGAGCTGATCTGAAGACAGACGATGGGGTTTAGGGCCAGGATCTAGGAGAGACACAGACTGGGAGGGCGGTATGTTCACAATTCGAATTACCATGGTGATCACTGCTTCCTTGGTGCGCGGCTCATCCGTCTTCCTCAGCACTGACTTGAGCAGCAGTGGATACTTGGTGAGTCGCTGGTGGGGCTTGGCCAGCATGTCACTCAGCTTCAGGCGCTGACACTGCTGGTGCTTCTCAGCCCACTGTAGAGTGGGGGCGGATCTCAGGCTTAACCTCGCCCCCTCAGGCCCCGCCTACCCAGCTGTGCCCAAGGTCCTGCACCCAGAGCTCCAGACCCTCACCGTGACATAGGCGCGGAACAGGTCGTTGTCGCGCAGCAGGCCACGCATGTATTCcatacagccctcctcctccATACAGTATCGGATGTATGGCTTGAAGAGCGAGCCGAACTGGTCCGGGGCAGAACCACAGCACCTGTTACTTCAGGATTTCAGGGGCCCCAGGGGCTTTCCCATACCACCCCGGAGGGGTTTCCAGGACAGGATACTAAGTCTCAAAGATATCACCCATAATCGGGTGGCaaggactcaaacccaggtcaccAACACGCACTACTTCCTCTCTTAGCCACAGAGTTAGCCTGGGATTAGGGTTAGTGGGAACTAGAGGGAATGGACAGGCAGACAGGATCTAGCCCTGGGGGATTTTTAGTGTCCCTGCCCATACCATCTTGAAGCCTTTGACAAAGTTCCCAGGCTGCAACAGCGCCCTCGTGCGCCGCGCCTTCTCCAGCACCGGCACCATCACGCTGCCCCACAGCCTGCGATGCAGCCGCACAATCTCAGGGATGTTGCTGAACAAGCGTTCAACCTCCACCTGGGCAAATACAGGCGCGGGTCGGCTCCGCCCCGTCCCACCCACTGCTCCCTGCTAACCCCGCCCCTGCCCCATGCCTCCCCCGACGCCGCCCCAGGCCAGGTCGCACCT
Protein-coding regions in this window:
- the Plekhg5 gene encoding pleckstrin homology domain-containing family G member 5 isoform X3, which codes for MEDQSPAEEKGLRCQNPACMDKGRAAKVCHHADCQQLHRRGPLNLCAACDSKFHSAMHYDGHVRFDLPPQGSVLARNVSTRSCPPRTSPAADLEEEEDCVDGRGDRKSTGLKISKKKARRRHTDDPSKECFTLKFDLNVDIETEIVPAMKKKSLGEVLLPVFERKGIALGKVDIYLDQSNTPLSLTFEAYRFGGHYLRVKAKPGDEGKVEQGVKDPKSLSLPILRPTGAGPPVSERVDPQSRRENSLDILAPGRRRKNMSEFLGETSIPGQEPSTPSSCSLPLGSSGGTSSGTSESWKNRAASRFSGFFSSSPSTSAFGREVDKMEQLEGKLHAYSLFGLPRMPRRLRFDHDSWEEEEEDEDEDEDNSSLRLEDSWRELIDGHEKLTRRQCHQQEAVWELLHTEVSYIRKLRVIINLFLCCLLNLQESGLLCEVEVERLFSNIPEIVRLHRRLWGSVMVPVLEKARRTRALLQPGNFVKGFKMFGSLFKPYIRYCMEEEGCMEYMRGLLRDNDLFRAYVTWAEKHQQCQRLKLSDMLAKPHQRLTKYPLLLKSVLRKTDEPRTKEAVITMISSVECFIHHVNACMRQRQERQRLAGVVSRIDAYEVVEGSNDEVDKLLKEFLHLDLTAPMPGASPEEIRQLLLEGSLRMKEGRDSKMDVYCFLFTDLLLVTKAVKKAERTKVIRPPLLVDKIVCRELRDPGSFLLIYLNEFHSAVGAYTFQASSQALCRSWVDTIYNAQNQLQQLRAQEEQPGSQPLQSLEEEEEDEQEEEGESSASAASSPTILRKSSTSLNSQHCASDGSTETLAMVVVEPGEMLSSPEFDRGPFSSQSDGTSLSTTASSVTPTSELLPLGPVDGRSCSMDSAYGTLSPTSLQDFVAPPPVVEPVPVPQPPELPQTPSPCLRRRTPVQLIPRLPRLLKSKSEASLLQLLSGTATRGVPPAPSRSLSELCLVTMTPGVRTRSSLQEGGPGWNCPGACGPGRGSDLSEPENRASHLTRGPTGCTRRDMPSGVAPRVQPELPPGISAQHRKLTLAQLYRIRTTLLLNSTLTASEV
- the Plekhg5 gene encoding pleckstrin homology domain-containing family G member 5 isoform X6, producing MGTGPGVSGRRAATRPGSELPSPDSQSPWVGGHTRSSDSQVCHHADCQQLHRRGPLNLCAACDSKFHSAMHYDGHVRFDLPPQGSVLARNVSTRSCPPRTSPAADLEEEEDCVDGRGDRKSTGLKISKKKARRRHTDDPSKECFTLKFDLNVDIETEIVPAMKKKSLGEVLLPVFERKGIALGKVDIYLDQSNTPLSLTFEAYRFGGHYLRVKAKPGDEGKVEQGVKDPKSLSLPILRPTGAGPPVSERVDPQSRRENSLDILAPGRRRKNMSEFLGETSIPGQEPSTPSSCSLPLGSSGGTSSGTSESWKNRAASRFSGFFSSSPSTSAFGREVDKMEQLEGKLHAYSLFGLPRMPRRLRFDHDSWEEEEEDEDEDEDNSSLRLEDSWRELIDGHEKLTRRQCHQQEAVWELLHTEVSYIRKLRVIINVEVERLFSNIPEIVRLHRRLWGSVMVPVLEKARRTRALLQPGNFVKGFKMFGSLFKPYIRYCMEEEGCMEYMRGLLRDNDLFRAYVTWAEKHQQCQRLKLSDMLAKPHQRLTKYPLLLKSVLRKTDEPRTKEAVITMISSVECFIHHVNACMRQRQERQRLAGVVSRIDAYEVVEGSNDEVDKLLKEFLHLDLTAPMPGASPEEIRQLLLEGSLRMKEGRDSKMDVYCFLFTDLLLVTKAVKKAERTKVIRPPLLVDKIVCRELRDPGSFLLIYLNEFHSAVGAYTFQASSQALCRSWVDTIYNAQNQLQQLRAQEEQPGSQPLQSLEEEEEDEQEEEGESSASAASSPTILRKSSTSLNSQHCASDGSTETLAMVVVEPGEMLSSPEFDRGPFSSQSDGTSLSTTASSVTPTSELLPLGPVDGRSCSMDSAYGTLSPTSLQDFVAPPPVVEPVPVPQPPELPQTPSPCLRRRTPVQLIPRLPRLLKSKSEASLLQLLSGTATRGVPPAPSRSLSELCLVTMTPGVRTRSSLQEGGPGWNCPGACGPGRGSDLSEPENRASHLTRGPTGCTRRDMPSGVAPRVQPELPPGISAQHRKLTLAQLYRIRTTLLLNSTLTASEV
- the Plekhg5 gene encoding pleckstrin homology domain-containing family G member 5 isoform X2 gives rise to the protein MGTGPGVSGRRAATRPGSELPSPDSQSPWVGGHTRSSDSQVCHHADCQQLHRRGPLNLCAACDSKFHSAMHYDGHVRFDLPPQGSVLARNVSTRSCPPRTSPAADLEEEEDCVDGRGDRKSTGLKISKKKARRRHTDDPSKECFTLKFDLNVDIETEIVPAMKKKSLGEVLLPVFERKGIALGKVDIYLDQSNTPLSLTFEAYRFGGHYLRVKAKPGDEGKVEQGVKDPKSLSLPILRPTGAGPPVSERVDPQSRRENSLDILAPGRRRKNMSEFLGETSIPGQEPSTPSSCSLPLGSSGGTSSGTSESWKNRAASRFSGFFSSSPSTSAFGREVDKMEQLEGKLHAYSLFGLPRMPRRLRFDHDSWEEEEEDEDEDEDNSSLRLEDSWRELIDGHEKLTRRQCHQQEAVWELLHTEVSYIRKLRVIINLFLCCLLNLQESGLLCEVEVERLFSNIPEIVRLHRRLWGSVMVPVLEKARRTRALLQPGNFVKGFKMFGSLFKPYIRYCMEEEGCMEYMRGLLRDNDLFRAYVTWAEKHQQCQRLKLSDMLAKPHQRLTKYPLLLKSVLRKTDEPRTKEAVITMISSVECFIHHVNACMRQRQERQRLAGVVSRIDAYEVVEGSNDEVDKLLKEFLHLDLTAPMPGASPEEIRQLLLEGSLRMKEGRDSKMDVYCFLFTDLLLVTKAVKKAERTKVIRPPLLVDKIVCRELRDPGSFLLIYLNEFHSAVGAYTFQASSQALCRSWVDTIYNAQNQLQQLRAQEEQPGSQPLQSLEEEEEDEQEEEGESSASAASSPTILRKSSTSLNSQHCASDGSTETLAMVVVEPGEMLSSPEFDRGPFSSQSDGTSLSTTASSVTPTSELLPLGPVDGRSCSMDSAYGTLSPTSLQDFVAPPPVVEPVPVPQPPELPQTPSPCLRRRTPVQLIPRLPRLLKSKSEASLLQLLSGTATRGVPPAPSRSLSELCLVTMTPGVRTRSSLQEGGPGWNCPGACGPGRGSDLSEPENRASHLTRGPTGCTRRDMPSGVAPRVQPELPPGISAQHRKLTLAQLYRIRTTLLLNSTLTAS
- the Plekhg5 gene encoding pleckstrin homology domain-containing family G member 5 isoform X4, translated to MDQSPAEEKGLRCQNPACMDKGRAAKVCHHADCQQLHRRGPLNLCAACDSKFHSAMHYDGHVRFDLPPQGSVLARNVSTRSCPPRTSPAADLEEEEDCVDGRGDRKSTGLKISKKKARRRHTDDPSKECFTLKFDLNVDIETEIVPAMKKKSLGEVLLPVFERKGIALGKVDIYLDQSNTPLSLTFEAYRFGGHYLRVKAKPGDEGKVEQGVKDPKSLSLPILRPTGAGPPVSERVDPQSRRENSLDILAPGRRRKNMSEFLGETSIPGQEPSTPSSCSLPLGSSGGTSSGTSESWKNRAASRFSGFFSSSPSTSAFGREVDKMEQLEGKLHAYSLFGLPRMPRRLRFDHDSWEEEEEDEDEDEDNSSLRLEDSWRELIDGHEKLTRRQCHQQEAVWELLHTEVSYIRKLRVIINLFLCCLLNLQESGLLCEVEVERLFSNIPEIVRLHRRLWGSVMVPVLEKARRTRALLQPGNFVKGFKMFGSLFKPYIRYCMEEEGCMEYMRGLLRDNDLFRAYVTWAEKHQQCQRLKLSDMLAKPHQRLTKYPLLLKSVLRKTDEPRTKEAVITMISSVECFIHHVNACMRQRQERQRLAGVVSRIDAYEVVEGSNDEVDKLLKEFLHLDLTAPMPGASPEEIRQLLLEGSLRMKEGRDSKMDVYCFLFTDLLLVTKAVKKAERTKVIRPPLLVDKIVCRELRDPGSFLLIYLNEFHSAVGAYTFQASSQALCRSWVDTIYNAQNQLQQLRAQEEQPGSQPLQSLEEEEEDEQEEEGESSASAASSPTILRKSSTSLNSQHCASDGSTETLAMVVVEPGEMLSSPEFDRGPFSSQSDGTSLSTTASSVTPTSELLPLGPVDGRSCSMDSAYGTLSPTSLQDFVAPPPVVEPVPVPQPPELPQTPSPCLRRRTPVQLIPRLPRLLKSKSEASLLQLLSGTATRGVPPAPSRSLSELCLVTMTPGVRTRSSLQEGGPGWNCPGACGPGRGSDLSEPENRASHLTRGPTGCTRRDMPSGVAPRVQPELPPGISAQHRKLTLAQLYRIRTTLLLNSTLTASEV
- the Plekhg5 gene encoding pleckstrin homology domain-containing family G member 5 isoform X7, with the translated sequence MHYDGHVRFDLPPQGSVLARNVSTRSCPPRTSPAADLEEEEDCVDGRGDRKSTGLKISKKKARRRHTDDPSKECFTLKFDLNVDIETEIVPAMKKKSLGEVLLPVFERKGIALGKVDIYLDQSNTPLSLTFEAYRFGGHYLRVKAKPGDEGKVEQGVKDPKSLSLPILRPTGAGPPVSERVDPQSRRENSLDILAPGRRRKNMSEFLGETSIPGQEPSTPSSCSLPLGSSGGTSSGTSESWKNRAASRFSGFFSSSPSTSAFGREVDKMEQLEGKLHAYSLFGLPRMPRRLRFDHDSWEEEEEDEDEDEDNSSLRLEDSWRELIDGHEKLTRRQCHQQEAVWELLHTEVSYIRKLRVIINLFLCCLLNLQESGLLCEVEVERLFSNIPEIVRLHRRLWGSVMVPVLEKARRTRALLQPGNFVKGFKMFGSLFKPYIRYCMEEEGCMEYMRGLLRDNDLFRAYVTWAEKHQQCQRLKLSDMLAKPHQRLTKYPLLLKSVLRKTDEPRTKEAVITMISSVECFIHHVNACMRQRQERQRLAGVVSRIDAYEVVEGSNDEVDKLLKEFLHLDLTAPMPGASPEEIRQLLLEGSLRMKEGRDSKMDVYCFLFTDLLLVTKAVKKAERTKVIRPPLLVDKIVCRELRDPGSFLLIYLNEFHSAVGAYTFQASSQALCRSWVDTIYNAQNQLQQLRAQEEQPGSQPLQSLEEEEEDEQEEEGESSASAASSPTILRKSSTSLNSQHCASDGSTETLAMVVVEPGEMLSSPEFDRGPFSSQSDGTSLSTTASSVTPTSELLPLGPVDGRSCSMDSAYGTLSPTSLQDFVAPPPVVEPVPVPQPPELPQTPSPCLRRRTPVQLIPRLPRLLKSKSEASLLQLLSGTATRGVPPAPSRSLSELCLVTMTPGVRTRSSLQEGGPGWNCPGACGPGRGSDLSEPENRASHLTRGPTGCTRRDMPSGVAPRVQPELPPGISAQHRKLTLAQLYRIRTTLLLNSTLTASEV
- the Plekhg5 gene encoding pleckstrin homology domain-containing family G member 5 isoform X1, giving the protein MGTGPGVSGRRAATRPGSELPSPDSQSPWVGGHTRSSDSQVCHHADCQQLHRRGPLNLCAACDSKFHSAMHYDGHVRFDLPPQGSVLARNVSTRSCPPRTSPAADLEEEEDCVDGRGDRKSTGLKISKKKARRRHTDDPSKECFTLKFDLNVDIETEIVPAMKKKSLGEVLLPVFERKGIALGKVDIYLDQSNTPLSLTFEAYRFGGHYLRVKAKPGDEGKVEQGVKDPKSLSLPILRPTGAGPPVSERVDPQSRRENSLDILAPGRRRKNMSEFLGETSIPGQEPSTPSSCSLPLGSSGGTSSGTSESWKNRAASRFSGFFSSSPSTSAFGREVDKMEQLEGKLHAYSLFGLPRMPRRLRFDHDSWEEEEEDEDEDEDNSSLRLEDSWRELIDGHEKLTRRQCHQQEAVWELLHTEVSYIRKLRVIINLFLCCLLNLQESGLLCEVEVERLFSNIPEIVRLHRRLWGSVMVPVLEKARRTRALLQPGNFVKGFKMFGSLFKPYIRYCMEEEGCMEYMRGLLRDNDLFRAYVTWAEKHQQCQRLKLSDMLAKPHQRLTKYPLLLKSVLRKTDEPRTKEAVITMISSVECFIHHVNACMRQRQERQRLAGVVSRIDAYEVVEGSNDEVDKLLKEFLHLDLTAPMPGASPEEIRQLLLEGSLRMKEGRDSKMDVYCFLFTDLLLVTKAVKKAERTKVIRPPLLVDKIVCRELRDPGSFLLIYLNEFHSAVGAYTFQASSQALCRSWVDTIYNAQNQLQQLRAQEEQPGSQPLQSLEEEEEDEQEEEGESSASAASSPTILRKSSTSLNSQHCASDGSTETLAMVVVEPGEMLSSPEFDRGPFSSQSDGTSLSTTASSVTPTSELLPLGPVDGRSCSMDSAYGTLSPTSLQDFVAPPPVVEPVPVPQPPELPQTPSPCLRRRTPVQLIPRLPRLLKSKSEASLLQLLSGTATRGVPPAPSRSLSELCLVTMTPGVRTRSSLQEGGPGWNCPGACGPGRGSDLSEPENRASHLTRGPTGCTRRDMPSGVAPRVQPELPPGISAQHRKLTLAQLYRIRTTLLLNSTLTASEV
- the Plekhg5 gene encoding pleckstrin homology domain-containing family G member 5 isoform X5, which codes for MEDQSPAEEKGLRCQNPACMDKGRAAKVCHHADCQQLHRRGPLNLCAACDSKFHSAMHYDGHVRFDLPPQGSVLARNVSTRSCPPRTSPAADLEEEEDCVDGRGDRKSTGLKISKKKARRRHTDDPSKECFTLKFDLNVDIETEIVPAMKKKSLGEVLLPVFERKGIALGKVDIYLDQSNTPLSLTFEAYRFGGHYLRVKAKPGDEGKVEQGVKDPKSLSLPILRPTGAGPPVSERVDPQSRRENSLDILAPGRRRKNMSEFLGETSIPGQEPSTPSSCSLPLGSSGGTSSGTSESWKNRAASRFSGFFSSSPSTSAFGREVDKMEQLEGKLHAYSLFGLPRMPRRLRFDHDSWEEEEEDEDEDEDNSSLRLEDSWRELIDGHEKLTRRQCHQQEAVWELLHTEVSYIRKLRVIINLFLCCLLNLQESGLLCEVEVERLFSNIPEIVRLHRRLWGSVMVPVLEKARRTRALLQPGNFVKGFKMFGSLFKPYIRYCMEEEGCMEYMRGLLRDNDLFRAYVTWAEKHQQCQRLKLSDMLAKPHQRLTKYPLLLKSVLRKTDEPRTKEAVITMISSVECFIHHVNACMRQRQERQRLAGVVSRIDAYEVVEGSNDEVDKLLKEFLHLDLTAPMPGASPEEIRQLLLEGSLRMKEGRDSKMDVYCFLFTDLLLVTKAVKKAERTKVIRPPLLVDKIVCRELRDPGSFLLIYLNEFHSAVGAYTFQASSQALCRSWVDTIYNAQNQLQQLRAQEEQPGSQPLQSLEEEEEDEQEEEGESSASAASSPTILRKSSTSLNSQHCASDGSTETLAMVVVEPGEMLSSPEFDRGPFSSQSDGTSLSTTASSVTPTSELLPLGPVDGRSCSMDSAYGTLSPTSLQDFVAPPPVVEPVPVPQPPELPQTPSPCLRRRTPVQLIPRLPRLLKSKSEASLLQLLSGTATRGVPPAPSRSLSELCLVTMTPGVRTRSSLQEGGPGWNCPGACGPGRGSDLSEPENRASHLTRGPTGCTRRDMPSGVAPRVQPELPPGISAQHRKLTLAQLYRIRTTLLLNSTLTAS